A stretch of Kaistella flava (ex Peng et al. 2021) DNA encodes these proteins:
- a CDS encoding DUF3347 domain-containing protein, which produces MKKLIFTTLFSVFTVLTLSAQKSDASITKLYQNYLSIKTALATDNSDEASKAADAFVKSASMVDFKVFSEGNLDLLRKDASKIAESRSIETQRASFNGLSRNMISLTQKFKLSDKPVFVQYCPMAEASWLSAEKEIKNPYYGKSMLTCGSVKSEIK; this is translated from the coding sequence ATGAAAAAATTAATTTTCACAACTCTGTTTTCAGTATTTACAGTTTTAACTTTATCAGCGCAAAAAAGTGATGCCTCAATTACGAAATTGTATCAAAATTATTTGTCAATTAAAACTGCTTTGGCCACAGACAATTCTGATGAGGCCTCAAAAGCCGCTGATGCTTTTGTCAAATCTGCCTCAATGGTAGATTTCAAAGTTTTCTCTGAAGGGAATCTAGATCTTCTACGAAAAGATGCAAGTAAAATTGCGGAGAGCAGAAGTATTGAAACGCAGAGAGCATCCTTTAATGGTCTTTCTAGAAATATGATTTCACTGACGCAAAAATTTAAACTTTCTGATAAGCCGGTATTTGTGCAATATTGTCCAATGGCAGAAGCAAGTTGGTTAAGTGCAGAAAAGGAAATCAAAAATCCTTACTACGGAAAGTCAATGCTTACTTGTGGAAGCGTGAAATCTGAAATTAAATAA